One Rhododendron vialii isolate Sample 1 chromosome 2a, ASM3025357v1 genomic region harbors:
- the LOC131316214 gene encoding ribosome-inactivating protein cucurmosin-like — MEVLLAIFVVVLAIYLVNFARITPSKKHKKICRVVRIKKLCHAAVLHQGGDQDNISFSTKDATTSTYSSFIEALRARLTNGAPTECGIPVLPQSSSVPDSRRFVLVDLSNSDGNTVTVAIDVENVYVKAFRVGDQVRFFNDAPEAAIKTSFTKTVKPPLPKKPPVNFRPVGCTCNYRDLENRKDTQPRKETNLGISALDKAIKELWGNVDAADGSSLLVIIQMVSEAVRFRYIEKQVRGSIIRRNSSEADTLEADNFKPDPFMLSLENNWSKISKAIQSRNGIVFQDSVILDCPKNKDVITVANIQSPVIFDLVLLLHAGRQREDRPRGKPRKPSILGNPPGRGNQKKKFSS, encoded by the coding sequence ATGGAAGTACTGCTCGCAATATTCGTTGTTGTTCTCGCAATTTACCTAGTAAACTTTGCCAGGATCACTCCGagcaaaaaacacaaaaaaatttgcCGGGTTGTCCGTATCAAAAAACTTTGCCACGCGGCTGTCCTCCACCAAGGCGGTGATCAGGACAACATCTCCTTCTCTACCAAAGATGCTACCACCAGTACATACTCTAGTTTCATAGAGGCGCTGCGAGCTCGTCTCACAAATGGAGCTCCCACGGAATGTGGTATACCGGTGCTGCCCCAGAGCTCCTCGGTGCCGGACTCGAGGCGCTTCGTTCTGGTCGATCTCTCTAACTCCGATGGGAACACCGTCACCGTGGCGATAGACGTGGAGAACGTTTACGTGAAGGCTTTTCGTGTAGGCGACCAAGTTCGCTTTTTCAATGACGCTCCAGAGGCTGCAATCAAAACTTCATTCACCAAAACCGTCAAGCCTCCCTTACCAAAAAAACCACCCGTCAATTTTCGGCCTGTCGGCTGCACCTGCAACTATCGCGACCTCGAGAACCGAAAAGATACTCAACCCAGGAAGGAAACCAATCTAGGAATCAGTGCCCTAGACAAAGCCATTAAGGAGTTGTGGGGCAATGTTGACGCTGCAGATGGATCATCGCTCCTTGTGATAATTCAGATGGTCTCCGAAGCGGTAAGGTTCAGGTATATTGAGAAACAAGTTCGAGGAAGCATAATAAGGAGAAATTCTTCGGAAGCAGACACTTTGGAAGCAGACAATTTTAAACCAGACCCTTTTATGTTGAGCCTGGAGAACAACTGGTCGAAAATCTCTAAAGCTATCCAAAGTCGCAATGGAATAGTATTCCAAGATTCAGTTATACTTGATTGTCCTAAAAACAAAGATGTCATCACAGTGGCCAACATTCAGTCTCCCGTCATTTTTGATCTTGTCTTGCTGCTCCACGCAGGCCGTCAAAGAGAGGACCGGCCccggggtaagccccgcaagccctCGATCTTGGGCAACCCTCCGGGCcggggcaaccaaaaaaaaaagttttcgagTTAG